A single window of Helicobacter canis DNA harbors:
- a CDS encoding ATP-grasp fold amidoligase family protein, protein MLDIARLLSKSCRFVRVDLYSICGAIIVGELTMTPEGGTGHFTPNEWDKKLGDLWH, encoded by the coding sequence ATGCTTGATATAGCTAGATTACTAAGCAAAAGTTGCAGGTTTGTGCGTGTGGATTTGTATAGTATTTGTGGGGCGATTATCGTGGGCGAGCTTACGATGACTCCAGAGGGCGGCACAGGGCATTTTACTCCAAATGAGTGGGATAAAAAATTAGGCGATTTGTGGCACTAG
- a CDS encoding type II toxin-antitoxin system RelE/ParE family toxin — MQILLTNKAEKFLAKQYKGDPHGIHLVRLFIDTHLQESPNPTTLPNCAKLQGRYKSMGNLWRWRVGRYRIIGDVKSQQLTLEIIEITTRENAY, encoded by the coding sequence ATGCAGATCCTACTGACAAATAAAGCAGAAAAATTTCTAGCCAAGCAGTATAAAGGCGATCCACACGGGATACATTTGGTGCGGCTTTTCATCGATACGCATTTGCAAGAGTCCCCAAACCCAACGACTCTGCCCAACTGCGCGAAACTTCAGGGGCGGTATAAATCTATGGGCAATCTTTGGCGGTGGCGAGTGGGGAGATACCGCATAATAGGCGATGTCAAGTCCCAGCAGCTCACGCTTGAGATTATCGAAATCACCACGAGAGAAAACGCGTATTAA
- the ruvA gene encoding Holliday junction branch migration protein RuvA, whose translation MQTSAQLRIKVDSSKESSPSIYLHITTIIREDAHLLFGFVDTLEQSTFERLLKINGVGTKVALTILSTFSAQKFLEIIASKDIKLLQKVPGVGAKSAGQNLARFSGLLRAGTRI comes from the coding sequence GTGCAGACAAGTGCGCAGCTGCGAATAAAAGTGGATTCTAGCAAGGAGTCTAGCCCATCAATCTATCTCCACATCACCACCATTATCCGTGAAGATGCGCATTTGCTCTTTGGCTTTGTAGATACACTAGAGCAAAGCACTTTTGAGCGATTGCTTAAAATTAACGGCGTAGGCACCAAAGTCGCCCTTACAATCCTTAGCACCTTCAGCGCGCAAAAATTCCTAGAAATCATCGCTAGCAAGGACATTAAGCTCTTGCAAAAGGTCCCGGGCGTTGGCGCAAAGAGTGCGGGGCAAAATCTTGCTAGATTTAGCGGGCTTTTGCGAGCAGGCACTAGAATCTAG
- a CDS encoding ATP-grasp fold amidoligase family protein codes for MSLLCFGGLYTRIHKCLIFYPYLANDDFHNKIAQNSSLESYKAPTDYKCHIFNGALSHIEVIRVRFVHQEEIALDEQWQKLPFDYEKRATTIPPKPKNLLTMKQIAIALSQPFAYVRVDLYEIDSVIFFGEMTFTPACGTDKFSLQEWDNVLGDRWKMHA; via the coding sequence TTGTCGCTCCTTTGTTTTGGTGGATTATACACTAGAATCCATAAGTGCCTAATATTTTACCCCTACCTTGCAAATGACGATTTTCATAACAAAATTGCCCAAAATTCAAGCCTAGAATCCTACAAAGCCCCAACAGACTATAAATGCCATATATTTAATGGCGCATTGAGTCATATAGAAGTGATTAGAGTGCGGTTTGTCCATCAAGAAGAAATCGCCCTAGATGAGCAGTGGCAAAAGCTCCCATTTGACTATGAAAAAAGAGCCACCACGATCCCGCCAAAGCCCAAAAATTTGCTCACTATGAAGCAAATCGCCATTGCTTTATCACAACCCTTTGCGTATGTGCGCGTGGATTTATATGAGATAGATTCTGTGATATTTTTTGGGGAGATGACATTTACTCCTGCTTGTGGGACAGATAAATTTAGCCTACAAGAGTGGGATAATGTCCTTGGCGATCGCTGGAAAATGCACGCGTGA
- a CDS encoding ATP-grasp fold amidoligase family protein, with protein MGYLRCDFYLQGNTILHIGELTFTPGGGVLPISPREFDGTLGSFGNPLVPQIA; from the coding sequence TTGGGGTATTTGCGCTGCGATTTTTATCTGCAAGGAAATACGATTTTACACATAGGGGAGCTGACATTCACGCCCGGTGGCGGCGTGCTGCCGATCTCGCCTAGAGAGTTTGATGGGACTTTGGGGAGCTTTGGGAATCCACTAGTGCCACAAATCGCCTAA
- a CDS encoding ATP-grasp fold amidoligase family protein, whose protein sequence is MSQEPQSFKSRLKESIKHNPIYTKAIRPLRVKLNALIESTLDDEAYFVRRHKKIFGYTPDFRNPKTFNEKIIHRILFDRSPVYTALADKLKARIYIAATLYPLYENAIRGGAECDASLDSSLDSSAHTIQALAKLNLLEPSSTLFAPIDSLGSTLLATNICPYLPKLYGIYKSFDEIDFASLPTSFAIKTNHDGGGVVLVPNKQEFLSDQARFEAARSKIQSHLATNFYTLFREWHYKDIEPRVFIEELLGASSPANTAPNAESSTDSSTKTFENDDFHNKIAQNLESYKAPTDYKCHIFNGALSHIDTIIDKFTNQTEIAMTPTWEKMPFDYDKKASHIPKKPKNLALMQELAISLADKFSYVRVDLYEIDEQIIVGELTFTPTGGTDRFSPMQWDRNLGDLWV, encoded by the coding sequence ATGAGCCAAGAGCCACAATCTTTCAAATCCCGCCTTAAAGAGAGCATTAAGCACAATCCCATCTACACAAAGGCGATCCGCCCCTTACGCGTGAAGCTAAATGCTCTCATAGAATCCACTTTAGATGATGAAGCCTACTTTGTCCGCCGACATAAAAAGATCTTTGGCTACACCCCAGACTTCCGCAATCCCAAGACCTTTAATGAGAAGATTATCCACCGCATTTTGTTTGACAGAAGCCCTGTCTATACCGCGCTAGCCGATAAGCTAAAGGCTAGGATCTACATCGCTGCCACACTTTACCCACTCTATGAAAACGCGATTAGGGGGGGGGCAGAGTGTGATGCAAGCCTAGATTCTAGCTTAGATTCTAGCGCACACACCATACAAGCCCTAGCCAAGCTCAATCTGCTAGAGCCTAGCTCCACACTCTTTGCCCCCATAGACTCGCTAGGATCCACTCTCCTTGCTACCAATATCTGCCCCTATTTGCCCAAGCTCTATGGGATTTACAAAAGCTTTGATGAGATAGACTTTGCCAGCTTGCCCACCTCCTTTGCGATAAAGACCAATCACGATGGTGGCGGCGTGGTGCTTGTGCCAAATAAGCAGGAGTTTTTGAGCGATCAAGCACGCTTTGAAGCTGCTAGGAGCAAAATCCAAAGCCACCTAGCGACCAATTTCTACACCCTTTTCCGCGAATGGCATTACAAAGACATCGAGCCGCGCGTGTTTATCGAAGAGCTTCTAGGAGCTTCTAGCCCCGCAAACACCGCGCCTAATGCAGAATCTAGCACAGACTCCAGCACAAAAACATTTGAAAATGACGATTTTCATAACAAAATTGCCCAAAACCTAGAATCCTACAAAGCCCCAACAGACTATAAATGTCATATATTTAATGGCGCATTGAGTCATATAGATACAATTATCGATAAATTCACCAATCAGACCGAAATCGCTATGACTCCCACTTGGGAGAAAATGCCCTTTGACTATGACAAAAAAGCCTCACACATACCAAAAAAGCCAAAAAATCTAGCCCTAATGCAAGAGCTAGCCATATCGCTTGCGGATAAGTTTTCTTATGTGCGGGTTGATTTATACGAAATTGATGAGCAGATCATCGTAGGGGAGCTGACTTTCACTCCCACGGGTGGCACGGATAGATTCTCGCCTATGCAGTGGGATAGGAATTTGGGGGATTTGTGGGTTTAA